The Saccopteryx leptura isolate mSacLep1 chromosome 2, mSacLep1_pri_phased_curated, whole genome shotgun sequence genome has a window encoding:
- the FOXRED1 gene encoding FAD-dependent oxidoreductase domain-containing protein 1 isoform X6: MLASEKDAAIMENNVKVQRQEGAKVCLMSPEQLRNKFPWINTEGVALASYGLEGEGWFDPWCLLQGLRRKVQSMGVLFCHGEVTRFVSSSSHMETMSGEEVTLKRIHEVHVKMDHSMEYQPVECAIVINAAGAWSGQVAELAGIGNGPPGTLQGTKLPVEPRKRYVYLWHCPQGPGLETPFLADTSRAYFRREGLGNNYLGGCSPTEEEEPDPGNLEVDHDFFQDKVWPHLAQRVPAFKSLKVQNAWAGYYDYNTFDQNGVVGPHPLVVNMYFATGFSGHGLQQAPAVGRAVAELVLEGQFQTINLSSFLFSRFYLGEKVLERYII; this comes from the exons GCAGGAAGGAGCCAAAGTGTGTCTGATGTCTCCGGAACAGCTGCGGAACAAGTTTCCCTGGATAAACACAGAGGGAGTGGCCTTGGCATCTTATG GGTTGGAGGGTGAAGGTTGGTTTGACCCCTGGTGTCTGCTTCAGGGGCTTCGGCGAAAGGTCCAGTCCATGGGGGTCCTTTTCTGCCATGGAGAAGTGACAC GTTTTGTCTCTTCATCTAGCCACATGGAGACCATGAGCGGGGAAGAGGTGACTTTGAAAAGGATCCATGAAGTTCAT GTGAAGATGGACCACAGCATGGAGTACCAGCCTGTGGAATGTGCCATAGTGATCAATGCAGCAGGGGCCTGGTCTGGGCAAGTAGCAGAGCTGGCTGGTATTGGGAACGGGCCGCCTGGCACCCTTCAGGGTACCAAGCTACCTGTGGAGCCGAGGAAAAG GTATGTGTACTTATGGCACTGCCCCCAGGGACCAGGCCTGGAGACGCCGTTCCTTGCAGACACCAGTAGAGCCTATTTCCGCCGGGAAGGATTGGGCAACAACTACTTGGGTGGCTGTAGCCCCACTGAG GAGGAGGAACCAGACCCAGGGAACCTGGAAGTGGACCATGATTTCTTCCAGGACAAGGTGTGGCCCCATTTGGCCCAGAGGGTACCAGCTTTTAAGAGTCTGAAG GTCCAGAACGCTTGGGCTGGCTATTATGACTACAACACCTTTGACCAGAATGGTGTAGTGGGCCCCCACCCACTGGTCGTCAACATGTACTTTGCCACGGGCTTCAGTGGCCATGGGCTGCAGCAGGCCCCTGCTGTGGGACGAGCTGTGGCCGAGTTGGTGCTAGAGGGCCAGTTCCAGACCATCAACCTGAGCTCCTTCCTCTTCAGCCGCTTCTACTTGGGAGAGAAGGTCCTAGAACGCTATATCATCTGA
- the FOXRED1 gene encoding FAD-dependent oxidoreductase domain-containing protein 1 isoform X5, with amino-acid sequence MSPEQLRNKFPWINTEGVALASYGLEGEGWFDPWCLLQGLRRKVQSMGVLFCHGEVTRFVSSSSHMETMSGEEVTLKRIHEVHVKMDHSMEYQPVECAIVINAAGAWSGQVAELAGIGNGPPGTLQGTKLPVEPRKRYVYLWHCPQGPGLETPFLADTSRAYFRREGLGNNYLGGCSPTEEEEPDPGNLEVDHDFFQDKVWPHLAQRVPAFKSLKVQNAWAGYYDYNTFDQNGVVGPHPLVVNMYFATGFSGHGLQQAPAVGRAVAELVLEGQFQTINLSSFLFSRFYLGEKVLERYII; translated from the exons ATGTCTCCGGAACAGCTGCGGAACAAGTTTCCCTGGATAAACACAGAGGGAGTGGCCTTGGCATCTTATG GGTTGGAGGGTGAAGGTTGGTTTGACCCCTGGTGTCTGCTTCAGGGGCTTCGGCGAAAGGTCCAGTCCATGGGGGTCCTTTTCTGCCATGGAGAAGTGACAC GTTTTGTCTCTTCATCTAGCCACATGGAGACCATGAGCGGGGAAGAGGTGACTTTGAAAAGGATCCATGAAGTTCAT GTGAAGATGGACCACAGCATGGAGTACCAGCCTGTGGAATGTGCCATAGTGATCAATGCAGCAGGGGCCTGGTCTGGGCAAGTAGCAGAGCTGGCTGGTATTGGGAACGGGCCGCCTGGCACCCTTCAGGGTACCAAGCTACCTGTGGAGCCGAGGAAAAG GTATGTGTACTTATGGCACTGCCCCCAGGGACCAGGCCTGGAGACGCCGTTCCTTGCAGACACCAGTAGAGCCTATTTCCGCCGGGAAGGATTGGGCAACAACTACTTGGGTGGCTGTAGCCCCACTGAG GAGGAGGAACCAGACCCAGGGAACCTGGAAGTGGACCATGATTTCTTCCAGGACAAGGTGTGGCCCCATTTGGCCCAGAGGGTACCAGCTTTTAAGAGTCTGAAG GTCCAGAACGCTTGGGCTGGCTATTATGACTACAACACCTTTGACCAGAATGGTGTAGTGGGCCCCCACCCACTGGTCGTCAACATGTACTTTGCCACGGGCTTCAGTGGCCATGGGCTGCAGCAGGCCCCTGCTGTGGGACGAGCTGTGGCCGAGTTGGTGCTAGAGGGCCAGTTCCAGACCATCAACCTGAGCTCCTTCCTCTTCAGCCGCTTCTACTTGGGAGAGAAGGTCCTAGAACGCTATATCATCTGA